Genomic segment of Sphingopyxis lindanitolerans:
GAGCTGATCTGTTCATGCCCAACTTTGCCGAATGCAAAGTCCCCCGCCTCGCGGGCCAGTGCGCTGGCTGACATCACGGATTCTCGTTCCGAAAGCTTGGCGGCGGCGAAGGCAACTGCCTGCCGCGCCTGCGGCTCGGGGCTGGCCCTTGTCCCAATGTCCCGCGCTCTTCCAACTGCACCAGAAACAAGCCGGTCCCGTGCGCTGGCATCGAACCCATTGGCATCGGCGGTAGCGCGCCAGTCGGCTCGCAGTTCACGAATATCAACGTGTGACTTGGCCTCGCGCGTATCAAGCGCCGCTATCTGCTTCTCGGCCGCGCTAGCCTCTTGGCGGGTCGTGCCACGCTCAGCAAGCCGAGCGTCGATCGCCGCTGTCCGCTGGCTCAGCGCGTCTATGACCTTGTCCGGCACGCCGGCGATCTCGAACATGGCGTCCTTGCCAGGCTCGATCTGGTATCCCAACGCGGCAATGCCGTGCGCCAGCTCCTGTCGATAGATGGCACCGATGTCCTTCTGAAGCTGGTAGAAAGCGCGCGGCTCCAAGCTGCGCCAGTCCCCGTCCTTGTCCTGGGTTGCGTTGACGACAATGGCATGGGTGTGAAGCTGTGGGTCTTGGGCGCGGCTCGTGACGTGACGGAAAGTGGCAACGACCAGATTGCCGGTGGCCTCACGCTGCACCTCGCCGCTAATTCGTATGCGCGTTGCAGCTAAATGGCTTTCGACATGGGCAAGCGCGACCGTAGCCGCCGCGCCGTGTGCTGCGATCAGCCGCTTGTCGCCAGCAACCTCGGCCATGATCGAAACCGACTTGGGTGCGGAGAAGGTTATATCCCAACCTGGCCGATGCTCGACCTTGCCCTCGCGGATGGTGCCGAGCTGCTTGCCGTCAACGCGTCCTTCCAAAAGCGTGGCGAACTTCTCGCGATCGACTTCGCCCTGAAGACCAAGCGCCTTGGCGGCCTCGCCGAACCACTCGGATGGGGCCAGGCCGCCCTCGGCATAATAGTCATCGGTCTCGTAGTAGCTCGCGGCCTGCCCGGCACTGGACAGCGCCGAGACCGAAGCGACCATCAGACCGGCCCCGGCTTGGCATCGGGCGCGGCATTGCGAGCGATCTCACTCACCCGGCTCCAAAGCGTGCCCGCTGGATCGCCTGCGACGAAGCCGGGCTGACGGGCCTGCCCGCGTCCGGTGATATGATCGGCGGTGAGCCCGATGCGCGCGACCGGCAAGCCATCGGGCAGCAGCAAATAGCCTTGATGCGGCGCAAGCCTCAGTTCGCTTTCAAGCACTGCGGCGCGAAAGGCGCGCTGGGTGGCAATCGTGGTGCGCGGCACCTCATTCCCGATCGAGAGCGTATCGGTGGCGACGCGCATTTCGATCTCGCAATCGCCGATAGTCTGGCTGGCCCACTGGCGGGTTTCGCGATCGACGGTTTGCAAGAACAGCTTGGTGTTGCAGCAGGCCAACATGGCTTCGGCGATGTTCGCGCCGTAGCGGTTGCGCATCTGTCCCAGCGCCTGGAAAGTCAGCACGATCGCAGCACCGAACTTGCGGCCCTCAGGTAGAAGTCTCGCCAGGTTCTCGACGCGCGGGAGGTCGGCCAGTTCGTCGAGCACGAACCATATGCGCCGCTGCGGCGATGGCGATAGGCCGAGCACAGCGCTCGCCGCGCATTCAAGCCAGCAGGCCATGAGCGGCTTGGCGGCTTCGAAATAGTCCTCCTTGCGCGGGACGAATATCCATGGCTTCGCGCCCTCGCGCGCATCCAGCCCGGCGATGAAATCGCGGAAGGCGAAACGCTCCGCACCCCCGTCGTCGATACGCAGGAACTGAATCAGGTTCGCGGCCTTGGCGAGCATGAACAGCACCGAGCCGGTGGCGCGGTCGGCGTCGTCGGCGAAGGTTCGCGCCGACGAGGTGTGCCCCAGCCAGTGCTTCAGCTGTTCCTTGCTCTTGACCTGCAAGGCTTCGAGCAGGGCCTCCAGATTGCAGTTGCCCTCAGCCCATAGCGAACGAAGCATGTTGGCGACGAGAATGCGGCTCGTCTCCAGCCAGACATCGTCGTCTTGGCTGCCGGTTTCGGACACGAGCTGCCGCGCGATCCGGTCGGCATCGGCCGGATGCGAAATCTCATCAAAGGGCGACCAGAAGGCGCAGCGGGCGTCGAACGGATTGAGGATCACGTCACCGCGCTCGGGGTCGTAGTAGTGGGCGATGAACTCCCCGCTTGTGTCATAGACCAACGCCGGCTCGCCGCGCGCCTCAATGCGATCGAGCATCTGGCGGAGCGCAGTGGTCTTGCCGCTGCCCGTAGTGCCGAGAAAGGCAAAGTGCCGAGTCTCGATCTGGCGTGGGATGGGCACTGGACCGATGGCTATCGCACAGGGATCATCTTGTCCGGCGTCCTCGGCTAACTCCTCCTGCGGTACCAGTCGGGTGCCGCCGAGGATGCGATCGGAGAGCGTGTCCTCGCCCTGCGACGACATGGTCCGCTGGATCAGCCACACGGTGAGAAACCCCAGCGCCAGACCGATCACGGCGCCGATCAGCAACGCGGTGGCAGCCGCGTTGAACTGGTCCGCGAATAGTGGATCGCTTGCCACGATCCGCGCGGGAATGGTCGCCCGACGACCTCCGAAAGCGATGTTCATCTGAATGTCGCGCCCGGCCATTTCGGCGAACACTTGCAGCACCTTTCCGCCCAGACACTGACCGGCGACGGTCCATGTCCAAGTCGGCAAGGTGAACTGTGACCAGATGATCGCCCCGGCTCCCGTGCAGGCCAGGATCAGCTTGGAGAAGAAGCCGAAGCGTTGCTGGAAATGCGCCATCCGCATGCGCCAGAGCGAGTGCGAGCGGGACGCAAAATCATGTCCCTGGGTCATGGTTCGATCTCCATGGCGAGCGAGCGCTGACGCTCGAAGGCGGCCTTCGCATCGGCCGCAATGACCTCGTCCGGCTTCTTCGTGCCGAGCGCGGAATGGCGGGCGTAGGCATAGGCGGCGCAGGCGGTGAACAATGCGCGGTCAAGCACGCGCTCGACCTCAATCAGACGTTCCGAAATCGCACCGACCTCGATGGCAATTTCGCGGGTGTCGGCTTCTTTGTCGGTGCCATGCAACACCGCCAGGAACCCTGCCTCGATAATCCGCTGAAGCATGGCGTACTCGGTGAGCCCGCGTTTCTCAGCTATGCCGATGAGAGTCCGGGCCTGCGAGGGATTGAGGCGGATGGTCCGCTTGCTAGCGGTCAGCATGGCGGCCTCCCGAGCGCGCGCCGAGCGCGCTCCGCAAACGGCGGAAATCCACCAACCTGCCGCAAAGGCACTGCCGAGCGCGCTATCCGCCCGCTTGAAAATCGGCGGAATTCCTCGCTGCACCCGTGCGTGGGGTGTGTATTTGAAATCCTGCCTCGATGCGTAGCATCGCAGGCCGAATCCCTATCCGGCATGACGTTCCCGTTGGGCATTACCGCTCTCCTTCCGCACTTCCGGTGGGACCCAGAAAGTCGCGGATTTTCTGCGCGGCTTCGGCATCGGCCGCCGCCCGGTCAGGGAAGGGTTTCTCGGGGTTCGCCGGCAGGAATTTCATCGGCCTTGCGCCGATCCATTCGGCGACCACCTGATCGACTGCCCGGCGCAACCGGATGCGCAATTCCGATGCATCGACGGGGTCGATGCGAGCCCATTCAACATGTCGCAGGATGAACCCGCCGAGCGGATAATCATTCCCGCCGATGGCAAATGCCGGACCTTCGAACTGGGCGCTGAACCGCTCGCCGACGAAACGATCGAGCATAGGCCTCTCGAAGTAGAGCCAGTCCTCGATGAACCGGCGATAGGTCCGGCCGTCCGGCCCGGGGCGGCTCAGCCGCCGCACGAATTCGTCGATCATGGGACCGGCGATCTTGTCCTGAAAATCGTCCGAAGCGACGATCTGGACGATAGGATCGGGGTTGCGTGTCATGACGAGCGACGCTTTCCGCGAGGCGTGCGAATGCCTGCTGCGTCCTCGTGATGCGTATAGGGTTGCGTCGGCAGAGCGGCCATCCAGGCACGGACATCGTCCTCCCGCCAGCGGATATGGCCAT
This window contains:
- a CDS encoding type IV secretion system DNA-binding domain-containing protein, producing the protein MTQGHDFASRSHSLWRMRMAHFQQRFGFFSKLILACTGAGAIIWSQFTLPTWTWTVAGQCLGGKVLQVFAEMAGRDIQMNIAFGGRRATIPARIVASDPLFADQFNAAATALLIGAVIGLALGFLTVWLIQRTMSSQGEDTLSDRILGGTRLVPQEELAEDAGQDDPCAIAIGPVPIPRQIETRHFAFLGTTGSGKTTALRQMLDRIEARGEPALVYDTSGEFIAHYYDPERGDVILNPFDARCAFWSPFDEISHPADADRIARQLVSETGSQDDDVWLETSRILVANMLRSLWAEGNCNLEALLEALQVKSKEQLKHWLGHTSSARTFADDADRATGSVLFMLAKAANLIQFLRIDDGGAERFAFRDFIAGLDAREGAKPWIFVPRKEDYFEAAKPLMACWLECAASAVLGLSPSPQRRIWFVLDELADLPRVENLARLLPEGRKFGAAIVLTFQALGQMRNRYGANIAEAMLACCNTKLFLQTVDRETRQWASQTIGDCEIEMRVATDTLSIGNEVPRTTIATQRAFRAAVLESELRLAPHQGYLLLPDGLPVARIGLTADHITGRGQARQPGFVAGDPAGTLWSRVSEIARNAAPDAKPGPV
- a CDS encoding helix-turn-helix transcriptional regulator codes for the protein MDQPSRSGLLTTQDLITLVRLSRTSIYRMTRQGRFPPPCSLGNGHIRWREDDVRAWMAALPTQPYTHHEDAAGIRTPRGKRRSS